The Pseudomonas parafulva genome window below encodes:
- a CDS encoding extracellular solute-binding protein, which translates to MAVLLVGAWLSTASLAAPSHALTVYDEAPRYRADFAHFDYVDPDAPKGGSLRRSALEIGQYDHVLPFIDEGTGVSQVDGWLYAPLAVRSLDEPYTVYGLIARRLERGPDDAWLRVEIDPRATFADGKPVRAEDVRFTFELLMSKGSLKYRTQFADVTAVSVEGPRSVRFDFRQPHGRTLALDLASLPVLPEHDWQTRDFAHGGGFDTPLGSGPYRIARLDNGRSITFERDPNWWARDLPVNRGRYNFQRIRVEYFGDTEVARQVLKGGGYDYNREFSATGYTQGYNGAALADGRLQRAQLGPDKPQSAQGFVFNLSRPMFADRRVRQALGLLWDFEWSNRQMMRNLYIRQQSLFSNTPLAARELPDVEELKILEPLRGQIPDHVFSQVFKAPVTDGSGIIRPQQLHALQLLQAAGWRPEGDRLVDAEGTPLSFTFLNGQAGLERLLLPWKRNLAQIGIELNIRNVDSAQYINRLMARDYDMVITGYPVTLSPGAEQYNYFGSAAAHDPGSNNLMVLQDPAVDRLLDGLVHASTQADMQRYAHALDRVLQWNYYWIPNYYPPGSSTVWWNRFGLPKVQARYDEGLDTWWEVSPTALTDAQMAERLKAAP; encoded by the coding sequence TCGGCCAGTACGACCATGTCCTGCCCTTCATCGATGAAGGCACCGGGGTCAGTCAGGTCGATGGCTGGCTCTATGCGCCCTTGGCCGTGCGCTCGCTGGATGAGCCGTACACCGTCTATGGACTGATCGCCCGACGCCTGGAGCGCGGCCCTGACGATGCCTGGCTGCGGGTGGAGATCGATCCCCGCGCGACCTTTGCAGACGGTAAGCCGGTACGCGCCGAAGATGTACGCTTCACCTTCGAGCTGCTGATGAGCAAAGGTAGCCTCAAGTACCGCACCCAGTTCGCCGACGTGACCGCCGTCAGCGTCGAAGGTCCGCGCAGCGTGCGTTTCGATTTTCGCCAACCTCACGGTCGAACCCTGGCACTGGACCTGGCCAGCCTGCCGGTGCTGCCTGAACATGACTGGCAAACCCGCGACTTCGCCCACGGTGGCGGCTTCGACACACCGCTGGGCAGCGGCCCCTACCGCATCGCGCGCCTGGACAATGGCCGCAGCATCACCTTCGAGCGCGACCCCAACTGGTGGGCCCGCGATCTGCCCGTCAACCGCGGACGCTACAACTTCCAGCGCATCCGCGTGGAGTACTTCGGCGACACCGAGGTGGCCCGCCAAGTGCTCAAAGGCGGCGGTTACGACTACAACCGCGAGTTTTCCGCCACCGGGTATACCCAAGGCTACAACGGTGCCGCGCTGGCCGACGGTCGCCTGCAGCGCGCGCAACTGGGGCCGGACAAACCGCAAAGCGCCCAAGGCTTCGTGTTCAACCTGTCCAGGCCGATGTTCGCCGACCGCCGTGTGCGCCAGGCCCTGGGCCTGCTCTGGGATTTCGAGTGGAGCAACCGGCAGATGATGCGCAACCTCTACATCCGCCAGCAGAGCCTGTTCTCCAATACGCCCTTGGCCGCCCGCGAACTGCCCGATGTCGAAGAACTGAAGATCCTCGAACCCTTGCGCGGGCAGATCCCCGACCACGTGTTCAGCCAGGTGTTCAAGGCACCGGTGACCGATGGCTCGGGCATCATCCGCCCACAACAGTTGCACGCGCTGCAGCTGCTGCAAGCCGCTGGCTGGCGCCCCGAGGGGGATCGCCTGGTCGATGCCGAGGGCACGCCGTTGAGTTTCACCTTCCTCAACGGCCAGGCCGGCCTGGAGCGCCTGCTGCTGCCCTGGAAGCGCAACCTGGCGCAGATCGGCATCGAGCTGAACATCCGCAACGTGGACTCGGCCCAATACATCAACCGGCTCATGGCGCGCGACTACGACATGGTCATCACCGGCTATCCCGTCACTCTGTCGCCTGGGGCCGAGCAGTACAACTACTTCGGCTCCGCCGCGGCCCACGATCCCGGCTCGAACAACCTCATGGTGCTCCAGGATCCTGCCGTGGACCGGCTACTCGACGGCCTGGTCCACGCCTCGACCCAGGCCGACATGCAGCGCTACGCCCATGCGCTGGATCGGGTGCTGCAGTGGAATTATTACTGGATCCCCAACTACTACCCGCCGGGAAGTTCCACCGTCTGGTGGAATCGCTTCGGACTGCCCAAGGTGCAGGCCAGGTATGACGAGGGGCTGGACACCTGGTGGGAGGTCAGCCCAACGGCGCTGACCGATGCGCAGATGGCCGAGCGCTTGAAGGCGGCACCATGA
- a CDS encoding microcin C ABC transporter permease YejB: MTGYLLRRLLLIVPTLLAILLVNFAIVQAAPGGPVEQAVARLQGIGGGAPGARVEALQGQSRASRGLDPKMIEQIKHQYGFDKSAPERLWLMLGQYARLDFGHSFFRGAKVTDLILDKLPVSLSLGLWATLITYLVSIPLGIAKAVRHGSRFDAWSSVLIVVGYALPSFLFALLLIVLFAGGTSLNWFPVRGLVSEDFDQLGLLGKVADYFWHLVLPVGALVIGGFATLTLLTKNAFLEEISRHYVVTARAKGLSERRVLYGHVLRNALLLVVAGVPQALISVFFAGSLLIEVIFSLDGLGRLSYDAAVSRDYPVVFGTLFIFTLGGLLIRLIGDLCYTLLDPRIDFDARAH, translated from the coding sequence ATGACCGGCTATCTGCTGCGGCGTCTGCTGCTGATCGTGCCCACGCTGCTGGCGATCCTGCTGGTGAATTTCGCCATCGTCCAGGCCGCCCCCGGCGGGCCTGTGGAACAGGCCGTGGCCCGCCTGCAGGGCATCGGTGGCGGCGCGCCGGGGGCACGGGTCGAAGCGCTTCAAGGCCAGTCTCGCGCCAGCCGGGGCCTGGACCCGAAGATGATCGAGCAGATCAAACACCAGTACGGCTTCGACAAGAGTGCCCCCGAGCGGCTCTGGCTGATGCTCGGCCAGTACGCCAGGCTCGACTTCGGCCACAGCTTCTTTCGCGGCGCCAAGGTCACCGACCTGATTCTCGACAAGCTGCCGGTCAGCCTGTCGCTGGGCCTGTGGGCCACGCTCATCACCTACCTGGTGTCGATCCCCCTGGGCATCGCCAAGGCCGTGCGCCATGGCAGCCGCTTCGACGCCTGGAGCAGTGTGCTGATCGTGGTCGGCTACGCCCTGCCCTCGTTTCTGTTCGCCCTGCTGCTGATCGTCCTGTTCGCCGGCGGCACCTCGCTGAACTGGTTTCCCGTGCGCGGGCTGGTCTCCGAAGATTTCGACCAACTGGGCCTGCTGGGCAAAGTCGCCGATTACTTCTGGCATCTGGTACTGCCGGTCGGTGCCCTGGTAATCGGCGGTTTCGCCACCCTGACGCTGCTGACCAAGAATGCGTTTCTCGAGGAGATTTCCCGGCACTACGTGGTCACTGCCAGGGCCAAGGGCTTGAGCGAGCGCCGGGTGCTGTACGGCCATGTGCTGCGCAATGCCCTGCTGCTGGTGGTGGCCGGCGTGCCGCAGGCCTTGATCAGCGTGTTCTTCGCCGGCTCCCTGCTGATCGAAGTGATCTTCTCCCTCGACGGCCTCGGGCGCCTGAGTTACGACGCGGCAGTGTCCCGGGATTACCCGGTGGTGTTCGGGACCCTGTTCATCTTCACCTTGGGCGGCCTGCTGATTCGCCTGATCGGCGACCTCTGCTACACGCTGCTCGACCCGCGGATCGACTTCGACGCGAGGGCGCACTGA
- a CDS encoding ABC transporter permease has protein sequence MLSPIARRRLHRFRRNRLGWVSLWLFGAILLLSLGAELIANDKPLLLSYQGELYSPALKRYTEQQFGGELPFQPDYRSTYVRRLIEAQGGWMLFAPIPFSADTPNYDLQVPTPSAPSTVNWLGTDDQGRDVLARVLYGTRVSLLFAFALTLLSVLIGVSAGALQGYHGGWVDLLGQRLLEVWSGMPVLYLLIILSGFVEPDFWWLLGILALFSWLTLVDVVRAEFLRGRSLEYVKAARALGLSDTQVMLRHILPNALNATLTYIPFMLTGAITTLTALDFLGFGMPAGSASLGELVTQGKQHLEAPWLGFTAFFALATILSLLVFIGDALREAFDPRR, from the coding sequence ATGCTGTCGCCCATCGCCCGACGTCGCCTGCATCGTTTTCGCCGTAACCGCCTGGGCTGGGTGTCGCTGTGGCTGTTCGGCGCGATCCTGCTGCTGAGCCTGGGCGCCGAACTGATCGCCAACGACAAACCGCTGCTGCTCAGCTACCAGGGCGAGCTCTACAGTCCGGCACTCAAACGCTACACCGAGCAGCAGTTCGGCGGTGAACTGCCCTTCCAGCCCGATTACCGCAGCACCTACGTGCGCCGGCTGATCGAAGCCCAAGGCGGATGGATGCTGTTCGCCCCCATCCCCTTCAGCGCCGATACGCCCAACTACGACCTGCAGGTGCCCACGCCCAGTGCACCGAGCACGGTGAACTGGCTGGGGACCGACGACCAGGGCCGCGACGTGCTCGCCCGGGTACTGTACGGCACCCGGGTGTCGCTGCTGTTTGCCTTCGCGCTGACGCTGCTCAGCGTGCTGATCGGCGTCAGCGCCGGGGCCTTGCAGGGCTACCACGGGGGTTGGGTCGACCTGCTCGGCCAGCGACTGCTGGAGGTCTGGTCGGGGATGCCCGTGCTGTACCTGCTGATCATCCTTTCCGGGTTCGTGGAACCGGACTTCTGGTGGCTGCTGGGCATCCTGGCGCTGTTTTCCTGGCTCACGCTGGTGGATGTGGTGCGCGCCGAATTTCTCCGCGGCCGCAGCCTGGAATACGTCAAGGCCGCCCGCGCACTGGGCCTGAGCGACACCCAGGTGATGCTCCGGCACATCCTGCCCAATGCCCTGAACGCGACGCTGACCTATATTCCCTTCATGCTCACCGGCGCCATCACCACCCTCACCGCCCTGGACTTCCTCGGCTTCGGCATGCCCGCCGGCAGCGCCTCCTTGGGCGAGCTGGTAACCCAGGGCAAGCAGCACCTGGAGGCGCCGTGGCTGGGCTTCACGGCATTCTTCGCACTGGCGACGATCCTTTCGCTGCTGGTGTTCATCGGCGATGCACTGCGCGAGGCATTCGACCCGCGACGCTGA